A genomic region of Leptotrichia hofstadii contains the following coding sequences:
- a CDS encoding segregation and condensation protein A has translation MENTIQVKIENFEGPLDLLIHLIEKKKMDVNAINISQIIDDYLSYIHAQKELNLKIKIEFLVMATDLIEIKAYSVLNRGKKLEKIENLEKKIIEYQLFKEISELFSKHENEYNIPYTRTGTESMGDEIIEYDISSLSLDNLFKSLKNLITSKLNDRNKFEEKMIVNLEEDDYSAEDAYTEVSQTIQTNEEVEFNHLLKNKFSKSRIVTLFLCILDMFKNGEIDIIVEENNFFIKSIKN, from the coding sequence ATGGAAAATACAATACAAGTAAAAATTGAAAATTTTGAAGGCCCGCTTGATTTACTTATTCATTTAATCGAAAAAAAGAAAATGGATGTAAACGCAATAAATATTTCACAAATAATAGATGATTATTTGAGTTACATTCACGCACAAAAAGAGCTAAACTTAAAAATAAAAATCGAATTTTTAGTAATGGCAACAGATCTCATCGAGATTAAAGCCTATTCAGTGTTAAATAGAGGTAAAAAACTTGAAAAAATTGAAAATTTAGAGAAAAAAATAATAGAATACCAGCTATTTAAGGAAATTTCAGAATTATTTTCAAAACACGAAAATGAATATAATATTCCATATACAAGAACAGGGACGGAAAGTATGGGAGACGAAATAATAGAATACGATATTTCCAGTCTGAGTTTGGATAATCTATTTAAAAGTCTAAAAAATTTAATTACTTCTAAATTAAATGATAGAAATAAATTTGAAGAAAAAATGATTGTAAATTTGGAGGAAGATGATTATTCAGCTGAAGATGCTTATACTGAAGTTTCTCAAACTATCCAAACTAATGAAGAGGTAGAATTTAATCATCTTTTAAAAAATAAATTTTCTAAATCTAGAATAGTAACTTTATTTCTCTGTATTTTAGATATGTTTAAAAATGGAGAAATTGATATAATTGTTGAAGAGAACAATTTTTTTATTAAATCTATAAAAAATTAA
- a CDS encoding bifunctional riboflavin kinase/FAD synthetase: MKFITENLSDIKDIVEYNDDLESVDSDKNLKEIKRNKNIVILGNFDGVHIGHQIILQKAVKQAKEKNLKTIVYTFREYPKNQQTKITTCSEKAYLLNENGIDYLYLEQFEKVRNYTPKEFVEKVLVDILNATEVYCGFNFTFGKEKSGNTDTLEKLLTEKNIKLNVQEPILDENGEIISSTRVRNYIKEGNFEKVRKLLGHNFIILGEVIYGKQLGRVIGFPTANLRFENKIYPEFGVYGVKICIQDDEKVYNGVMNIGRNPTVDVGVLSVETNIFDFNEDIYGKVIFIEILENIRHEKKFESVDELKEQIGKDVSYWKNKISYWRKKYQKEK, encoded by the coding sequence ATGAAATTTATTACAGAAAATTTATCTGATATAAAGGATATTGTGGAATATAATGATGATTTGGAATCTGTTGATTCTGATAAAAATCTTAAAGAAATAAAACGGAATAAAAATATTGTGATTTTGGGGAATTTCGATGGTGTTCACATCGGACATCAGATAATTTTACAAAAAGCTGTGAAACAAGCTAAAGAAAAAAATTTAAAGACAATTGTTTACACTTTTCGTGAATATCCCAAAAATCAGCAGACTAAAATAACGACTTGCTCGGAAAAAGCGTATTTGTTAAATGAAAATGGAATTGATTATCTCTATTTGGAGCAGTTTGAAAAAGTTAGGAATTACACACCTAAAGAGTTTGTAGAAAAAGTCCTTGTGGATATTTTAAATGCGACTGAAGTTTACTGTGGTTTTAATTTTACTTTTGGAAAAGAAAAATCTGGTAATACTGATACACTTGAAAAACTTTTAACAGAAAAAAATATAAAATTGAATGTACAAGAACCAATTTTAGATGAAAATGGAGAAATTATAAGCAGTACAAGAGTTAGAAATTATATTAAAGAAGGAAATTTTGAGAAAGTTAGAAAACTTCTTGGGCATAATTTTATTATTCTTGGGGAGGTAATTTATGGAAAACAGCTTGGACGTGTGATTGGTTTTCCTACGGCAAATTTACGATTTGAAAATAAAATTTATCCTGAATTTGGCGTTTATGGTGTAAAAATCTGTATCCAAGATGATGAAAAAGTTTATAATGGAGTTATGAATATTGGTAGAAATCCTACGGTTGATGTGGGTGTATTAAGTGTTGAAACTAATATTTTTGATTTTAATGAAGATATTTACGGGAAAGTTATTTTTATTGAAATTTTGGAAAATATACGGCACGAAAAAAAATTTGAATCAGTGGATGAGTTGAAAGAGCAGATAGGAAAAGATGTAAGCTACTGGAAAAATAAAATTTCATACTGGCGTAAGAAATATCAAAAAGAAAAATAG
- a CDS encoding bactofilin family protein: MALFSSNDKKSRDKRESGDRLSSQFSANNEENVHGVSTISMETTITGTIESNSVFKMDGVLNGDIKGNKLVHIGKTGLVKGNVTAETVVVDGEVSGEILADKVEIGSTGKAYATITSAVFVIQEGGVFEGRKKMKIALIKEEQPKSKTEKDNDLKPKENTVKEDKKES; encoded by the coding sequence ATGGCATTATTTTCTAGCAACGATAAAAAATCAAGAGACAAAAGAGAAAGTGGAGACAGACTAAGCAGCCAATTTTCTGCAAACAACGAAGAAAATGTACATGGAGTTAGTACAATCTCAATGGAAACAACAATCACAGGAACTATTGAATCAAATTCTGTCTTCAAGATGGATGGTGTCCTAAACGGAGATATCAAAGGAAACAAGCTTGTCCACATTGGAAAGACAGGACTGGTAAAAGGAAATGTTACAGCCGAAACTGTAGTAGTTGACGGCGAAGTTTCTGGAGAAATACTGGCAGACAAAGTGGAAATAGGAAGTACAGGTAAAGCTTACGCTACAATAACTTCAGCTGTGTTTGTAATTCAGGAAGGCGGTGTATTTGAAGGAAGAAAGAAAATGAAAATCGCCCTTATAAAAGAAGAACAGCCTAAAAGCAAGACAGAAAAGGATAATGATTTAAAACCCAAAGAAAATACTGTAAAAGAGGACAAAAAAGAATCATAA
- a CDS encoding M15 family metallopeptidase, whose amino-acid sequence MNKINLKNGIRRFALLTALILSATAISTANDIYENLYSFRSKRKVENPDPDSELKQKVKDRIRDVSTRAEAESRLVWVELPVWRLKDGKKVSDTEKIQVLDVLADEVKEIFHEIHKGKEKFPIKRLIGYSWRGSFKSLHSTGRAIDLNPEENPQVNSNGKAIVGKSWEPNSNPYSIKLDGDVVRAFTKRGWVWGANFRTRDYMHFGFAEM is encoded by the coding sequence ATGAATAAGATAAATCTTAAAAATGGAATAAGGCGATTTGCATTACTGACTGCATTAATACTTTCTGCAACAGCTATAAGTACAGCAAATGATATTTATGAAAATCTATATTCTTTTAGATCTAAGCGAAAGGTTGAGAACCCTGATCCAGATTCTGAATTGAAGCAAAAGGTTAAGGATAGAATAAGAGATGTTTCTACAAGAGCAGAAGCTGAATCAAGACTGGTTTGGGTGGAACTGCCTGTCTGGAGGCTAAAGGACGGAAAAAAGGTTTCTGATACTGAGAAAATTCAGGTTTTGGATGTTCTGGCAGATGAGGTAAAGGAGATTTTTCATGAGATACATAAAGGGAAGGAAAAATTTCCAATAAAAAGATTAATTGGATATTCGTGGCGTGGAAGTTTTAAAAGCCTTCACAGTACAGGACGGGCAATAGACTTGAATCCCGAAGAAAATCCACAGGTAAACAGTAACGGAAAAGCTATTGTCGGAAAAAGCTGGGAACCAAACAGCAATCCATATTCTATAAAACTTGACGGAGATGTAGTGAGAGCCTTTACAAAAAGAGGATGGGTCTGGGGAGCAAATTTTAGAACACGAGATTATATGCACTTTGGCTTTGCAGAAATGTAA
- a CDS encoding PBECR3 domain-containing polyvalent protein: protein MIQEKIRYTKTGKRIEVYEFKAKLHQKVVMSKNQFEEHIFPKHPEISLEIIKEVLENPDFVTKQSKSRKEHFYQKKIGKLNYFVVISQHKNVKNLRFVLTAFMAKDTNFLKEKNIHYRYKK from the coding sequence ATGATACAGGAAAAAATCAGATATACAAAAACAGGCAAACGAATAGAAGTTTACGAATTTAAAGCTAAATTGCATCAAAAAGTAGTAATGAGTAAAAATCAGTTTGAGGAGCATATTTTTCCAAAACATCCTGAAATCTCGCTGGAAATAATAAAAGAAGTACTAGAAAATCCAGATTTTGTTACAAAACAGTCAAAATCCCGAAAAGAACATTTTTATCAAAAAAAAATTGGAAAATTGAATTATTTTGTAGTCATTTCCCAACATAAAAATGTAAAAAATTTAAGATTTGTATTAACGGCCTTCATGGCAAAAGATACAAACTTTTTGAAAGAAAAAAATATACATTACAGATATAAAAAATAA
- the murJ gene encoding murein biosynthesis integral membrane protein MurJ: MFKSSFIVMIINMLSRILGLVREMIIGSVFGATGMTDAYFSATKIPNFFTTLFGEGSLGTVFIPIYNRGIEEQGKERTDEFVFSVLNLIVAFTSTMSILMILFSRQILKITTGFADPERFETANMLLKIVAFYFLFIALSGVVSSLLNNYKKFAIAASMGIVFNLTIIIGTLLLKNKMGIYGLGIAYLLSGVFQLAMMLPQFFQIMKTYKFTFNLNDEYVIEMFKLMIPTLIGIFGYQINEIIDNRFATMLPAGTASALNYASRLYLLPIGVFAISLAVVIFPTLSKAVVKNNMKTVRRVVHQGLYMLAFLIVPSSVVLFGYAQEIVTLIYKRGHFSEKSVVITSETLQFYAIGLLFFSTIHLLTRSHYVFKDRTLPVISSFTGIGINILLDWLLYKQYRHVGLTFATSFAAMVNFLILYTSLAKRYVRLRTFKYFIILIITFATSGISFYISKMIKLNILGRFSIAINLTVFAAIHLLIWFILISIFRKDLIEKMLRRVLNRG; the protein is encoded by the coding sequence ATGTTTAAATCTAGTTTTATAGTAATGATTATAAATATGCTAAGCCGTATTTTAGGACTTGTCCGTGAAATGATTATTGGAAGTGTATTTGGTGCAACAGGAATGACAGACGCATATTTTAGTGCCACAAAAATCCCAAACTTCTTTACAACATTATTTGGGGAAGGATCTCTGGGTACAGTTTTTATCCCAATTTATAATCGTGGAATCGAAGAACAAGGAAAAGAGAGGACGGATGAATTTGTCTTTTCAGTATTGAATTTAATAGTTGCATTTACATCAACAATGTCAATATTAATGATTTTGTTTTCAAGACAAATTTTAAAAATAACAACAGGTTTTGCAGATCCTGAACGATTTGAAACAGCTAATATGCTTTTAAAAATAGTTGCTTTTTATTTCTTATTTATTGCACTTTCTGGAGTAGTATCATCGTTATTAAATAACTATAAAAAGTTTGCAATAGCGGCATCAATGGGAATTGTTTTTAATTTAACAATTATAATCGGAACACTTCTTTTGAAAAATAAGATGGGAATTTATGGATTAGGGATTGCTTATTTACTGTCAGGAGTTTTCCAGCTTGCCATGATGCTTCCGCAATTTTTTCAAATAATGAAAACATACAAATTTACATTTAACTTAAATGATGAATACGTTATAGAAATGTTTAAATTAATGATTCCAACATTAATCGGAATTTTTGGCTATCAAATAAACGAAATTATAGACAACCGTTTTGCCACAATGTTGCCTGCAGGAACAGCCAGCGCCTTAAATTATGCAAGCCGGCTATATTTATTGCCAATCGGAGTTTTTGCTATTTCGTTGGCAGTAGTGATATTTCCTACATTATCAAAGGCTGTAGTAAAAAATAATATGAAAACAGTAAGAAGAGTAGTTCATCAAGGTTTGTACATGTTAGCATTTCTAATCGTTCCTTCTTCAGTTGTATTATTTGGATATGCACAGGAAATTGTGACATTAATTTACAAAAGAGGGCATTTTAGCGAAAAAAGTGTAGTTATAACTTCTGAAACATTGCAATTTTACGCAATCGGACTATTATTTTTCTCAACAATACATCTTCTTACAAGAAGCCATTATGTATTCAAGGATAGAACTTTGCCAGTAATTTCTTCATTTACAGGAATCGGGATTAATATTCTTTTGGACTGGTTGTTATACAAACAATATCGGCATGTTGGGCTGACATTCGCAACATCATTTGCCGCAATGGTAAATTTCCTGATTTTGTATACTTCACTTGCAAAACGATATGTAAGATTAAGGACTTTCAAATATTTTATAATACTCATAATCACGTTTGCTACCTCAGGAATTTCATTTTATATTTCAAAAATGATAAAATTGAATATATTGGGGAGATTCAGCATTGCTATTAATTTAACGGTATTCGCTGCAATTCATCTGTTAATCTGGTTTATTTTAATTTCAATTTTTAGAAAAGACTTGATTGAAAAAATGCTGAGAAGAGTTTTAAACAGAGGGTAA
- a CDS encoding NAD(P)H-hydrate dehydratase yields the protein MKMLLGGNETTKKIDSFAINELKIPSIVLMENAAISFVKHIDENEDNFLIICGKGNNGGDGYAIARQLFSKGKNVKIFCISNENMSNDCMINYKICKNMGIKIFYKTEELDKLLLDCNVVIEGIFGTGLNSEIKGIYREIIEKINTASNNKAIYSIDIPSGINGDNGEIMGISVKADITISFVTYKKGFLNSKIKDYLGKVIIENIGLNETNINHLVKEYYLTPDMVKSFHIKRNKDSHKGDFGKVLIFAGSSGFYGAGNIVAKSCVRTGAGLTTVITDKNNFSLNVFVPEAMSFPINFDNINENLEKLENEILNSDIIAIGPGIGKSKQAFLIFEKLISIEKNNKGNTIKLILDADALNLLAESRELLEKIRNRSVLTPHLVEFSRLTRFSPEVINKNKFEIAKEFSRKYGIILLLKGKNTIITNGEELFANSTGNSHMANGGMGDCLTGIICSLAGQKYDLMKSASIGAYLHGKIADELVRRQYTVNATDVIDNISKYMNKIFRI from the coding sequence ATGAAAATGTTGTTAGGCGGGAATGAAACTACAAAAAAAATTGACAGTTTTGCGATAAATGAATTAAAAATACCGAGTATTGTGCTTATGGAAAATGCCGCGATTTCGTTTGTGAAACATATTGATGAAAATGAAGATAATTTTCTTATTATTTGTGGTAAGGGAAATAATGGTGGAGATGGTTATGCGATTGCACGCCAGTTATTTTCAAAGGGGAAAAATGTCAAAATTTTTTGTATTAGTAATGAAAATATGAGTAATGATTGCATGATAAATTATAAAATTTGCAAGAATATGGGAATTAAAATATTTTATAAAACAGAAGAATTGGATAAGTTGCTTTTAGACTGCAATGTTGTTATTGAAGGGATTTTTGGAACAGGATTAAATTCAGAAATAAAAGGAATCTATCGGGAAATTATCGAAAAAATCAATACAGCAAGTAACAATAAGGCTATTTATTCAATTGATATTCCCTCTGGAATTAATGGCGATAATGGTGAAATTATGGGAATTTCAGTCAAAGCTGATATTACAATTTCATTTGTTACTTACAAAAAAGGATTTTTAAATTCAAAAATAAAAGATTACTTAGGAAAAGTCATTATTGAAAATATTGGATTGAACGAAACTAATATCAATCATTTAGTCAAAGAATATTATTTAACACCTGACATGGTAAAGAGTTTTCATATAAAAAGAAATAAAGATTCCCATAAGGGAGATTTTGGAAAAGTATTGATTTTTGCTGGAAGCAGTGGATTTTATGGTGCAGGAAATATAGTTGCAAAATCATGTGTGAGAACTGGAGCAGGACTTACTACTGTAATTACTGATAAAAATAACTTTTCATTAAATGTATTTGTGCCAGAAGCTATGAGTTTTCCAATTAATTTTGATAATATAAATGAAAATCTCGAAAAATTAGAAAACGAAATCTTAAACAGCGATATAATTGCAATTGGACCAGGGATTGGAAAAAGTAAGCAAGCCTTTTTAATTTTTGAAAAATTGATCAGTATTGAGAAAAACAATAAAGGAAATACAATAAAACTGATATTAGACGCAGATGCTTTAAATTTGTTGGCAGAAAGCAGGGAACTTTTGGAAAAAATAAGAAATAGAAGCGTTTTGACACCACATTTAGTTGAATTTTCACGACTGACAAGATTTTCGCCAGAAGTAATTAATAAAAATAAATTTGAAATAGCAAAAGAGTTTTCAAGAAAATATGGCATAATTTTGCTATTAAAAGGTAAAAATACCATTATTACAAATGGAGAAGAACTTTTTGCAAACAGTACAGGAAATTCACACATGGCAAACGGTGGAATGGGAGATTGCCTAACAGGAATAATATGTTCACTTGCTGGACAAAAATACGATTTAATGAAATCTGCTAGTATTGGAGCGTATTTGCATGGTAAAATTGCAGATGAATTGGTAAGAAGGCAGTATACTGTGAATGCAACAGATGTGATTGATAATATTTCTAAGTATATGAATAAGATTTTTAGAATTTAA